A window of the Synechococcus sp. M16.1 genome harbors these coding sequences:
- a CDS encoding AbrB family transcriptional regulator produces the protein MLTGAELLNRVKELGDCAKTDLARGCGYVVKKKDGSEQVKFTAFYEALLEAKGLSFSTGGSGVGKGGRKLSYKAVVQGNGNLLIGKAYTALLELQPGDEYEIKLGRKQIRLIPVGGSEEED, from the coding sequence ATGCTTACCGGAGCTGAATTGCTCAACCGCGTCAAGGAACTTGGCGATTGCGCCAAAACAGATCTGGCCAGGGGTTGTGGTTACGTCGTCAAAAAGAAAGACGGCTCTGAGCAGGTGAAATTCACCGCTTTCTACGAGGCCCTCCTGGAAGCCAAGGGCCTTTCCTTCTCCACCGGTGGATCTGGTGTGGGCAAAGGTGGCCGCAAGCTGTCCTACAAAGCTGTGGTTCAGGGCAACGGCAATCTGTTGATTGGCAAGGCCTACACCGCTCTGCTGGAACTGCAGCCCGGCGATGAATATGAGATCAAGCTTGGACGCAAGCAGATCCGCCTGATCCCTGTTGGCGGCTCCGAAGAAGAGGATTGA
- a CDS encoding DUF1651 domain-containing protein produces MNTTQQQLVHFKPELNSETTTWVSIRTYHYDPPQTPQPLSHRRVLDQNAIDTWNVMVKRGWRPCRAPAR; encoded by the coding sequence GTGAACACAACCCAACAGCAGCTGGTGCATTTCAAGCCGGAACTGAATTCAGAAACCACGACCTGGGTCTCGATCAGGACGTATCACTACGACCCGCCTCAAACACCGCAACCCCTCAGCCATCGCCGCGTTCTGGATCAGAACGCTATCGACACCTGGAACGTGATGGTGAAACGGGGCTGGCGGCCCTGCCGCGCTCCAGCACGCTGA
- a CDS encoding lipocalin-like domain-containing protein → MSVSSVQPAQAISSTSVHGAWQLLSYDVEEQANGNTFAPMGDNPSGYVIFTAEGRLSFMLSAEDRQPGSNAEERSALLSSMIAYTGTYRLEDDRWITQVDVAWNPEWVGTEQTRYFAIDGDVLTVHTPWRVMPNWPEKGLTRSIVRFQRCR, encoded by the coding sequence GTGAGCGTCAGTTCGGTTCAGCCCGCCCAAGCGATCAGTTCCACCAGCGTGCATGGCGCCTGGCAATTGTTGAGCTACGACGTTGAGGAACAAGCCAACGGCAACACCTTTGCACCGATGGGGGACAACCCCAGCGGCTATGTGATCTTCACGGCGGAGGGTCGCCTCTCCTTCATGCTCTCGGCAGAGGATCGCCAACCGGGCAGCAACGCCGAGGAGCGATCGGCCCTGCTGAGCAGCATGATCGCCTACACCGGCACCTACCGGCTCGAGGATGACCGTTGGATCACCCAGGTGGATGTGGCCTGGAACCCGGAATGGGTGGGCACGGAACAGACCCGCTATTTCGCGATCGATGGCGATGTGCTCACGGTGCACACCCCCTGGCGGGTGATGCCCAACTGGCCCGAGAAAGGCCTCACCCGCAGCATTGTTCGTTTTCAGCGCTGCCGCTGA
- a CDS encoding cytochrome P450, translated as MATTPLPSTGAVSGLAETLAFFTQADFAQRRFEAHGDVFETKLLAQRMVFIRGERAIGDLLGQGDALQGWWPESVRQLLGSRSLANRSGPGHKARRRVVGQLFSSAALARYTPSIEQLVAELCQELITTTTALPLAARMRRFAFAVIATTVLGLDGASRDALFADFEIWTRALFSIPLAIPGTPFAKAMAARQRLLKRIKGVLQAGTNQGGLDLLSGGLDEAGIPLDDDDLAEQLLLLLFAGYETTASSLSCLFRALLLNPEVESWLRDGLANEAASARLDATVLEVMRLTPPVGGFFRRSLAPIELAGVAVPEGSVIQVVLSPTSAGDDEDLAVFRPQRHLDGSFKQTLLPFGGGERVCLGKALAELEIRLMAVGLLQAVELQLQPDQDLALQLIPSPTPKDGLLVQATAR; from the coding sequence ATGGCCACCACCCCCCTGCCCAGCACAGGCGCCGTGAGCGGACTGGCGGAAACCCTGGCCTTCTTCACCCAGGCGGATTTCGCCCAGCGGCGCTTTGAGGCCCACGGTGATGTGTTCGAAACCAAGCTGCTGGCCCAGCGGATGGTGTTCATCCGCGGCGAACGGGCCATCGGCGACCTGCTGGGGCAGGGGGATGCCTTGCAGGGCTGGTGGCCCGAAAGCGTGCGGCAACTGCTGGGCAGCCGATCGCTGGCCAACCGCAGTGGTCCGGGGCATAAAGCCCGGCGCCGGGTGGTGGGGCAACTGTTCTCCAGCGCAGCGCTTGCGCGCTACACCCCGTCGATCGAGCAGTTGGTGGCGGAGCTCTGCCAGGAGCTGATCACCACCACAACAGCGCTGCCGCTAGCGGCACGGATGCGGCGCTTCGCCTTTGCGGTGATCGCCACCACGGTGCTGGGACTGGATGGCGCCAGCCGTGATGCCCTGTTCGCCGACTTCGAGATCTGGACCCGGGCTCTGTTCTCGATTCCGCTGGCGATTCCCGGCACCCCCTTTGCGAAAGCGATGGCGGCACGCCAACGGCTGCTGAAGCGGATCAAAGGCGTGCTCCAGGCGGGCACCAACCAAGGCGGGCTTGATCTGCTGAGCGGCGGCTTGGATGAAGCCGGCATTCCTCTGGACGATGACGACCTGGCCGAACAGCTGCTGCTCTTACTGTTCGCCGGCTACGAGACAACGGCCTCATCGCTGAGCTGCCTGTTCCGGGCGCTGCTGCTCAACCCCGAGGTGGAGAGCTGGTTGCGCGATGGGTTGGCGAATGAGGCGGCATCAGCACGGTTGGACGCAACAGTGCTGGAGGTGATGCGGCTGACGCCGCCGGTGGGTGGGTTCTTCCGGCGCAGCCTGGCGCCGATCGAACTGGCGGGGGTGGCCGTTCCCGAAGGCAGCGTGATTCAGGTGGTGCTGAGCCCGACGTCGGCCGGTGATGACGAGGATCTGGCGGTATTCCGGCCGCAACGGCACCTGGATGGCTCGTTTAAGCAGACCCTGCTGCCCTTCGGTGGCGGCGAACGGGTCTGCCTGGGCAAGGCCCTGGCGGAACTGGAGATCCGCCTGATGGCGGTGGGACTGCTGCAGGCGGTGGAGCTGCAGCTGCAGCCGGATCAAGACCTGGCGCTGCAGCTGATCCCCAGCCCCACTCCCAAGGACGGGTTGCTGGTTCAGGCCACCGCGCGGTGA
- a CDS encoding phycobilisome rod-core linker polypeptide, whose protein sequence is MPALKYKRDFTHDQRVSFAFANSATATKSASSNAGKAASSNAEYKQNQCASMGIGMGPRIHEVCPFGAVNHSYAATGSSALETAIAAAYKQVFGNIGIADSQRLTSLEAFLCDGRINVQGFMGGLVKSDLYKQKFFHAVSPMRGIELTTKHLLGRPPVSQQEISAGIQLIADQGFDAFVDSLTHSEEYLETFGTDTVPYLRGFKSEARAACSTFVGMADLTPANASAEHVMYTGPLLVKRLTKDLSGFTAGSGAFSGDGAGFSYTNAVKNARNSAYRRMYGGKFNYGSY, encoded by the coding sequence ATGCCAGCTCTGAAGTACAAGCGGGATTTCACCCACGATCAACGGGTGTCCTTCGCCTTTGCGAACTCCGCGACTGCCACCAAGAGCGCCAGCTCCAACGCCGGCAAAGCTGCATCCAGCAACGCTGAATACAAGCAGAACCAATGCGCCTCGATGGGCATCGGCATGGGTCCTCGGATCCATGAGGTCTGCCCCTTCGGAGCGGTGAACCACTCCTATGCCGCCACTGGCAGCTCGGCCCTGGAAACCGCCATCGCCGCGGCCTACAAGCAGGTGTTCGGCAACATCGGCATCGCCGACAGCCAGCGCCTCACCTCCCTGGAAGCCTTCCTCTGTGATGGCCGTATCAACGTCCAGGGCTTCATGGGCGGCCTGGTCAAGTCTGACCTCTACAAGCAGAAGTTCTTCCACGCCGTGTCGCCCATGCGCGGCATCGAGCTCACCACCAAGCACCTGCTGGGTCGTCCTCCGGTGAGTCAGCAGGAAATCAGCGCTGGCATCCAGCTGATCGCTGACCAGGGCTTCGATGCCTTCGTCGACAGCCTCACCCACTCCGAGGAGTACCTCGAGACCTTCGGCACCGACACGGTTCCCTACCTGCGCGGCTTCAAGTCGGAAGCCCGTGCTGCCTGTTCCACCTTCGTGGGCATGGCTGACCTCACCCCGGCCAACGCCAGTGCCGAGCACGTGATGTACACCGGCCCTCTGCTGGTGAAGCGCCTCACCAAAGACCTCAGCGGCTTCACTGCTGGCAGCGGTGCTTTCTCCGGCGATGGAGCTGGCTTCTCTTACACCAACGCCGTCAAGAACGCTCGCAACAGCGCCTACCGCCGCATGTATGGCGGCAAGTTCAACTACGGCAGCTATTGA
- a CDS encoding response regulator transcription factor — translation MELRLDSRALNEAVVVTAQFFKTQRVVACCGDRLTLACLCLAEPIRRAVVGAATTEDEGFELVLRHKPSLLICTSDLETGYGMNLLRRVKAELPTCQLLIVLVRETQAVVQEAMQAYADAVIFKSSLGTGKGDFVQALQTLSEGGVYLPEEIRQLGAAQAPNPNLPPLIEELTERELEVVAGVARGLTNQGIGSSLGISVETVKTYVVNAKDKLGAADRTQLAVMALLYGLIDPLG, via the coding sequence ATGGAGCTGCGGCTCGATTCGCGCGCGTTAAACGAAGCCGTCGTGGTGACGGCGCAGTTTTTCAAGACCCAGCGGGTGGTGGCCTGCTGTGGTGATCGCCTCACCCTTGCTTGCCTTTGCCTGGCCGAGCCAATTCGCCGTGCCGTGGTGGGTGCCGCCACCACCGAAGACGAGGGCTTTGAGCTGGTGCTGCGCCACAAGCCGAGCCTGCTGATCTGCACGTCGGATCTGGAGACCGGCTACGGCATGAACCTGCTGCGGCGGGTGAAGGCGGAGCTGCCCACCTGTCAGTTGTTGATCGTGCTGGTGCGTGAAACCCAGGCCGTGGTGCAGGAGGCGATGCAGGCCTACGCCGATGCGGTGATCTTCAAATCAAGCCTCGGCACCGGCAAGGGTGATTTCGTTCAAGCCCTCCAGACCCTTTCCGAAGGCGGTGTGTATCTCCCCGAAGAGATTCGCCAGCTCGGTGCGGCCCAGGCTCCAAACCCAAACCTGCCGCCCTTGATTGAAGAGCTCACCGAGCGAGAACTGGAGGTGGTGGCTGGCGTCGCCCGCGGCCTCACCAACCAGGGCATCGGCAGCAGCCTCGGTATCTCGGTGGAAACGGTGAAGACCTACGTGGTGAATGCCAAAGACAAGTTGGGTGCCGCGGATCGCACCCAGTTGGCGGTGATGGCGTTGCTCTACGGCCTGATCGATCCCCTCGGCTGA
- a CDS encoding orange carotenoid-binding protein, translated as MFTLDKARQIFPDTLTADAVPAITARFKLLSAEDQLALIWFAYLEMGQTITVAAPGAARMELARPILDQILAMSFDEQTKVMCDLAAKINSPISSTYAYWSVNVKLCFWYELGEYMRQGKVAPIPQGYKLSANANSVLEAVKKVEQGQQITLLRNFVVDMGFDPNIDDDKIVAEPIVAPTPVEEREEIFIPGVLNQTILSYMQLLNANDFDQLIDLFLDDGALQPPFQRPIVGREAILKFFKRDCQNLKLMPQGGFGEPAEGGFNQIKVTGKVQTPWFGREVGMNVAWRFLLDENDKIYFVAIDLLASPAELLKLGAK; from the coding sequence ATGTTCACGCTCGATAAAGCCCGCCAGATTTTCCCGGACACCCTCACTGCTGATGCCGTTCCGGCCATCACCGCACGCTTCAAGCTGCTCTCGGCAGAAGACCAACTCGCCCTGATCTGGTTCGCCTACCTCGAGATGGGGCAGACCATCACTGTTGCCGCCCCCGGCGCGGCAAGGATGGAACTGGCTCGCCCGATCCTCGACCAGATCCTGGCGATGAGCTTCGACGAGCAGACCAAGGTCATGTGCGACCTGGCAGCCAAAATCAACAGCCCGATCTCCAGCACCTACGCCTACTGGTCAGTGAACGTGAAGCTCTGCTTCTGGTACGAGCTGGGCGAATACATGCGCCAGGGCAAAGTCGCCCCGATTCCCCAGGGCTACAAGCTCTCCGCCAACGCAAACTCCGTTCTGGAAGCGGTGAAGAAGGTGGAGCAAGGCCAGCAGATCACCCTGCTGCGCAACTTCGTTGTCGACATGGGATTCGATCCCAACATTGACGACGACAAGATCGTCGCCGAGCCGATCGTCGCCCCCACCCCGGTGGAAGAACGCGAGGAGATCTTCATCCCCGGCGTTCTCAACCAGACGATCCTCAGCTACATGCAGCTGTTGAACGCCAACGATTTCGATCAGCTGATCGATCTCTTCCTCGACGACGGTGCGCTTCAGCCCCCCTTCCAGCGTCCGATCGTGGGCCGCGAAGCGATCCTCAAGTTCTTCAAGCGCGATTGCCAGAACCTGAAGCTGATGCCCCAGGGCGGCTTCGGCGAACCGGCAGAAGGTGGCTTCAACCAGATCAAGGTCACCGGCAAGGTGCAGACCCCCTGGTTTGGTCGCGAAGTGGGCATGAACGTGGCCTGGCGCTTCCTGCTCGATGAAAACGACAAGATCTACTTCGTTGCCATCGACCTGCTCGCCTCGCCCGCTGAACTGCTCAAGCTTGGTGCCAAGTGA
- a CDS encoding fatty acid desaturase codes for MPSDNLKGSAGRGLQLGALIGVSWLLTLVIGLQLDLDQLHPLATTAWVLVRSFLHTGLFILAHDAMHNSLVPGHAGINQQIGRVCLWLYAGLNYDACKRNHCRHHRMPESEGDPDFCPTNNRSVLAWLVRFMRNYLNAAQLSRLVLVLTVLLLAAQPHQSQPLITVSVVFLLPLLISTAQLFFVGTYLPHRKEHKQTGHEVSIKSLNLHPFVSLLACYHFGYHREHHNHPKAPWFLLPELRTGRLVH; via the coding sequence GTGCCAAGTGACAACTTGAAGGGCAGCGCGGGGCGCGGTCTCCAGCTGGGAGCCCTGATCGGCGTCTCTTGGCTGTTGACTCTGGTCATCGGCCTGCAGCTCGACCTCGATCAGCTGCATCCCCTGGCGACCACCGCCTGGGTTCTGGTCCGCAGCTTCCTGCACACCGGCCTGTTCATCCTTGCCCACGACGCCATGCACAACAGCCTGGTGCCGGGTCATGCAGGGATCAACCAACAAATCGGCCGGGTGTGTTTATGGCTCTACGCCGGCCTCAACTACGACGCCTGCAAACGCAACCACTGCCGACATCACCGGATGCCTGAATCGGAGGGTGACCCCGACTTCTGCCCCACCAACAACAGATCGGTGCTGGCCTGGTTGGTTCGCTTTATGCGCAACTACCTCAACGCAGCACAACTCAGCCGACTGGTGCTCGTTCTCACGGTTCTACTACTTGCAGCGCAACCGCATCAGAGCCAGCCGCTGATCACAGTTTCTGTGGTTTTTCTGCTTCCTTTGCTGATCAGTACCGCACAACTTTTCTTTGTTGGCACTTACCTGCCCCATCGCAAAGAACACAAACAAACAGGCCACGAAGTTTCAATCAAAAGCTTGAATCTTCATCCGTTTGTATCACTGCTCGCTTGTTACCATTTTGGCTACCATCGCGAGCACCACAACCATCCCAAGGCTCCCTGGTTCCTCCTGCCGGAACTACGCACTGGTCGATTGGTGCACTGA
- a CDS encoding LOG family protein, which produces MTQFPNTSSPEQANLDAILTSPTYRIAHEDQELLNSNDMRGVRMLLEITKPDLHLETAGIESTIIVFGGARIVDNDTAAAKLAQAEQRLSENPGSPLLKRQVVHAQQLVELSRFYDAAREFASLASRHGQCNREQPHDCSSHVIVTGGGPGIMEAANRGAFEAGCRSIGLNITLPFEQHPNPYITPDLCFKFNYFSLRKFHFVMRSIGAILFPGGFGTLDELFELLTLRQVGTKGSMPIVLFGTEFWRRLVDFDYLAETGLISDDDLDLIHFSDSAEEAWDFIRSRTGAEPESN; this is translated from the coding sequence ATGACCCAATTCCCAAATACTTCATCGCCTGAGCAAGCCAACTTGGACGCGATTCTGACGTCCCCCACCTACAGAATTGCCCACGAAGATCAAGAGCTTCTGAACAGCAACGATATGCGTGGTGTGCGCATGCTGCTTGAAATCACCAAGCCTGATCTGCATCTGGAAACAGCCGGGATCGAATCGACGATCATCGTTTTTGGTGGTGCCAGGATCGTCGACAACGACACCGCAGCAGCGAAGCTGGCGCAAGCCGAGCAACGGCTTAGTGAAAATCCAGGCTCACCGCTGTTGAAGCGGCAAGTCGTCCATGCGCAACAGCTCGTGGAGTTGTCTCGTTTTTACGATGCAGCCCGAGAGTTCGCCTCATTGGCGTCCCGGCACGGGCAGTGCAACAGGGAACAACCCCACGATTGCTCATCCCATGTGATCGTGACCGGTGGCGGGCCGGGAATCATGGAAGCCGCCAACCGGGGCGCCTTTGAGGCAGGCTGCCGCTCGATTGGGCTGAACATCACGCTGCCGTTTGAGCAACACCCCAATCCCTATATCACCCCCGATCTTTGCTTCAAGTTCAACTACTTCTCACTGCGCAAATTCCATTTTGTGATGCGTTCGATTGGCGCCATCCTCTTCCCGGGTGGTTTCGGCACGCTGGATGAACTGTTTGAGCTGCTTACCCTGCGGCAGGTCGGCACCAAGGGCAGCATGCCCATCGTTCTGTTTGGAACAGAGTTTTGGCGCAGGCTGGTGGATTTCGACTACCTCGCCGAGACGGGCTTGATCTCAGATGATGATCTTGATCTGATTCATTTCTCGGATTCAGCGGAAGAGGCCTGGGATTTCATCCGCAGCCGAACGGGAGCAGAGCCTGAGAGTAATTGA
- a CDS encoding PhoH family protein, whose protein sequence is MKDKVVVLDTNVLLHDPEAPHRFGDLRVVIPMQVVEEIDRFKKDHSEKGRNARRISRLLDSYRARGSLADGVPIEGTNHGMLQVIFCQAQALQDLPAELQGGGGDNNILAVALEQMRCSGLKQAPEVVLISKDINLRIKADAVGLQAEDYVNDNVSIDDLYTGFRELSTDAETIKTLHDEEQLPLEAVADPEGQHLQANEGVVLVDQRNDSHTLLARHQGNSNTIKPLHWLQRAHLGRIKARNREQSFALDLLLDPSVALVTLVGKAGTGKTLLAIAAGLHQVADTHHYARLLVTRPPISLGKDIGYLPGTLEEKLGPWMKPIIDNIDFITGSTPGEEADQTKKQRQREPRNAWADLQGMGLLEVEAINTIRGRSIPHQFLVVDEAQNLTPLEVKTIVTRVGEGTKVVFTGDPYQIDNPYVDAESNGLTWLVEKLKGQPLVGHMTLTKGERSELAELAANIL, encoded by the coding sequence ATGAAAGACAAAGTTGTCGTTCTCGACACGAATGTGCTGCTCCACGATCCTGAGGCGCCGCACCGCTTTGGTGATCTAAGGGTTGTGATCCCCATGCAAGTGGTTGAAGAAATCGATCGCTTTAAGAAAGATCACTCTGAAAAAGGCCGAAATGCCCGGCGGATTTCAAGGCTCCTGGATTCCTACCGGGCCCGCGGAAGCCTTGCCGATGGCGTTCCGATTGAGGGAACGAACCACGGCATGCTTCAGGTGATTTTCTGTCAGGCCCAAGCTCTTCAAGACTTACCGGCAGAGTTGCAGGGTGGTGGTGGTGACAACAACATCCTCGCGGTGGCCCTCGAGCAGATGCGATGCAGTGGGCTGAAACAGGCACCTGAGGTTGTGCTGATCAGCAAAGACATCAACCTGCGAATCAAGGCTGATGCGGTGGGCCTGCAGGCCGAGGACTACGTCAACGACAACGTCTCGATCGACGATCTCTACACAGGCTTTCGTGAACTCAGCACCGATGCAGAGACGATCAAGACCCTGCATGACGAGGAGCAGCTGCCGCTGGAAGCTGTGGCCGATCCCGAGGGGCAGCATCTCCAGGCAAATGAAGGTGTGGTGCTGGTGGATCAGCGCAACGACAGCCACACCCTGCTGGCCCGGCATCAAGGCAACAGCAACACCATCAAGCCGCTGCACTGGCTGCAACGCGCCCATTTGGGCCGTATCAAAGCGAGAAACCGGGAACAGAGCTTTGCGCTGGATCTGCTGCTCGATCCATCCGTTGCTCTGGTGACTCTGGTGGGCAAGGCCGGTACGGGCAAAACGCTGCTGGCCATCGCCGCGGGTCTGCACCAGGTGGCCGACACCCATCACTACGCCCGCCTGTTGGTGACGCGCCCACCGATCTCCCTCGGCAAAGACATCGGCTACCTCCCGGGCACGCTTGAGGAGAAACTCGGCCCCTGGATGAAGCCGATCATCGACAACATCGACTTCATCACCGGTTCAACCCCTGGTGAGGAGGCTGATCAGACGAAGAAACAGCGGCAGCGCGAACCACGCAACGCCTGGGCCGACCTGCAAGGCATGGGCTTGCTTGAGGTTGAAGCGATCAACACCATCCGCGGCCGATCGATCCCCCATCAGTTCCTGGTGGTGGATGAGGCGCAGAACCTCACACCCCTGGAAGTGAAAACGATCGTGACGCGGGTGGGTGAAGGAACCAAGGTTGTCTTCACCGGTGACCCGTATCAAATCGACAATCCCTATGTGGATGCCGAAAGCAACGGGCTCACCTGGTTGGTGGAAAAGCTCAAAGGTCAGCCCCTGGTGGGACACATGACCCTCACCAAGGGAGAGCGCAGTGAATTGGCTGAACTAGCCGCCAACATCCTCTGA